In one window of Henckelia pumila isolate YLH828 chromosome 1, ASM3356847v2, whole genome shotgun sequence DNA:
- the LOC140887455 gene encoding malate dehydrogenase has product MAKDPVRVLVTGAAGQIGYALVPMIARGVMLGADQPVILHMLDIPPAAEALNGVKMELVDAAFPLLKGVVATTDVVEACTGVNVAVMVGGFPRKEGMERKDVMSKNVSIYKSQASALEKQAAANCKVLVVANPANTNALILKEFAPSIPEKNITCLTRLDHNRALGQISERLNVQVSDVKNAIIWGNHSSTQYPDVNHASVKTSSGEKPVRELVADDEWLNGEFITTVQQRGAAIIKARKFSSALSAASSACDHIRDWVLGTPEGTWVSMGVYSDGSYNVPSGLIYSFPVTCKNGEWCIVQGLHIDEISRKKLDLTAQELSEEKELAYSCLS; this is encoded by the exons ATGGCTAAAGATCCAGTCCGCGTCCTCGTCACTGGAGCTGCAG GACAAATTGGATATGCTCTTGTTCCCATGATTGCTAGGGGAGTTATGTTGGGCGCAGACCAGCCAGTGATCCTTCACATGCTTGATATTCCACCTGCTGCTGAGGCACTTAATGGAGTTAAAATGGAATTGGTGGATGCTGCATTCCCTCTCCTGAAAG GTGTCGTTGCCACAACCGATGTTGTGGAAGCTTGTACTGGTGTCAATGTCGCCGTAATGGTTGGTGGATTCCCGAGGAAAGAGGGTATGGAGAGGAAAGATGTGATGTCAAAGAATGTCTCCATATACAAGTCCCAAGCTTCTGCTCTTGAGAAACAAGCTGCTGCTAACTGCAAG GTTTTGGTCGTTGCAAATCCTGCCAACACCAATGCATTAATTCTTAAGGAATTCGCACCATCCATCCCAGAAAAGAATATCACTTGTTTGACTAGATTGGACCATAACAGGGCCCTTGGACAGATTTCGGAGAGATTGAATGTCCAAGTATCTGATGTTAAAAATGCAATTATTTGGGGAAATCACTCCTCAACACAATATCCTGATGTCAACCATGCATCTGTCAAAACTTCATCTGGAGAGAAACCCGTCCGCGAGCTTGTTGCTGATGATGAATG GTTGAATGGAGAATTCATTACTACTGTCCAGCAGCGTGGTGCTGCAATTATTAAAGCTAGGAAGTTTTCCAGTGCACTTTCTGCTGCTAGCTCTGCCTGTGACCATATTCGTGATTGGGTCCTTGGAACTCCAGAG GGTACCTGGGTTTCCATGGGTGTATACTCTGATGGCTCATACAATGTCCCTTCTGGACTAATCTATTCATTCCCAGTTACATGCAAAAATGGAGAGTGGTGCATTGTTCAAG GTCTTCATATTGATGAAATTTCAAGGAAGAAGTTGGATTTGACTGCTCAAGAGCTTAGTGAAGAGAAAGAACTGGCATATTCTTGCCTCTCTTAG